In Erigeron canadensis isolate Cc75 chromosome 7, C_canadensis_v1, whole genome shotgun sequence, one DNA window encodes the following:
- the LOC122606640 gene encoding protein TOPLESS-like encodes MSSLSRELVFLILQFLDEEKFKETVHKLEQESGFFFNMKYFEDEVQNGNWDDVEKYLSGFTKVDDNRYSMKIFFEIRKQKYLEALDKHDRSKAVEILVKDLKVFASFNEELFKEITQLLTLENFRENEQLSKYGDTKSARAIMLVELKKLIEANPLFRDKLQFPNLKNSRLRTLINQSLNWQHQLCKNPRPNPDIKTLFVDHSCGQPNGARAPSPANNPLLGPLPKAGGFPPLGAHGPFQPTPGPVPTPLAGWMSNPPQVSHPSVSGSAIGLGGPSMPAALKHPRTPSSNPSLDFPSGDSDHMSKRTRNMGMNEEVSLPINVLPVSFPGHSSHTPAFHAPDDLPKTVARTLNQGSSPMSMDFHPIQQTLLLVGTNVGDIGLWEVGSREKLVLRNFKVWDISACSMPMQAALVKDPGVSVNRVIWSPDGSLFGVAYSRHIVQIYSYHGSDDIRQHLEIDAHVGGVNDLAFSHPNKQLCVITCGDDKTIKVWDAATGSRQYTFEGHDAPVYSVCPHYKENIQFIFSTALDGKIKAWLYDNMGSRVDYEAPGRWCTTMAYSADGTRLFSCGTSKDGESHIVEWNESEGAVKRTYLGFRKRSLGVVQFDTTKNRFLAAGDDFAIKYWDMDNTQLLMSVDADGGLPASPRIRFNKDGALLAVSSNENGIKILANSDGLRLLRTFENLSYDAASRTPEAAKPTINNTLSAAAAAAATSAGLAERVGSVGSISGANGDTRNLADVKPRINEESNDKSKIWKLMEISESSQCRSLKLPENMRVTKISRLIYTNSGSAILALASNAIHLLWKWQRNERNSSGKATAAVSPQLWQPSSGILMTNDVADMNPEESVSCFALSKNDSYVMSASGGKISLFNMMTFKTMTTFMAPPPAATFLAFHPQDNNIIAIGMDDNTIQIYNVRVDEVKSKLKGHSKRITGLAFSHVLNVLVSSGADSQICVWNSDGWEKQKAKYLQLPPGRTAAAQSDTRVQFHQDQIHFLVVHETQLAIYETTKLECVKQWVQRESSAPISHATFSCDSQLVYACFLDATVCVFTASHLRLRCRINPSVYLSPSVLSNLNVHPMVIAAHPQEPNQFALGLSDGVVHVFEPLESEGKWGVPPPADNGSTSNVAATSPARGSGSEQGQR; translated from the exons ATGTCCTCTCTTAGTAGAGAACTTGTGTTCTTAATCTTACAGTTTCTTGATGAGGAAAAATTTAAAGAAACTGTTCacaa GTTGGAACAAGAATCAGGGTTTTTCTTTAACATGAAGTACTTTGAGGATGAGGTACAAAATGGGAATTGGGATGATGTTGAGAAGTACCTTTCGGGCTTTACAAAAGTCGATGATAATCGGTATTCAATGAAGATATTTTTTGAAATCAGAAAGCAGAAGTATCTTGAAGCATTGGATAA GCATGATCGTTCCAAGGCTGTGGAGATTCTTGTAAAGGATCTTAAAGTTTTTGCTTCATTTAATGAAGAGCTCTTCAAGGAGATAACTCAGCTATTGACATTGGAGAATTTTAG GGAAAATGAGCAATTGTCAAAATATGGAGATACGAAATCAGCTCGGGCTATCATGTTGGTTGAGCTCAAGAAGCTTATTGAAGCAAATCCCTTGTTTCGTGACAAGCTACAGTTTCCTAACCTTAAAAACTCGAGGTTACGGACATTAATCAATCAAAG CTTGAATTGGCAGCATCAACTTTGTAAAAACCCAAGACCAAATCCTGACATCAAAACGTTGTTTGTGGATCATTCGTGTGGACAACCCAACGGTGCACGTGCTCCATCACCCGCAAATAATCCATTGCTTGGACCATTACCTAAAGCTGGCGGCTTTCCTCCTTTGGGTGCACACGGG CCCTTTCAACCTACACCAGGTCCGGTTCCAACCCCGCTTGCTGGCTGGATGTCTAATCCTCCGCAAGTATCTCATCCAAGTGTATCGGGTAGTGCAATTGGTCTCGGCGGTCCATCTATGCCAG CTGCTTTGAAGCACCCAAGGACTCCTTCCTCAAATCCTAGTTTAGATTTTCCATCTGGGGATTCCGATCACATGAGTAAAAGAACAAGAAACATGGGCATGAATGAGGAG GTAAGTCTGCCAATTAATGTGTTGCCCGTTTCATTTCCCGGGCATAGTAGTCATACTCCAGCTTTCCATGCACCCGATGATTTACCAAAGACTGTTGCAAGGACTCTAAACCAGGGTTCATCGCCTATGAGCATGGATTTTCATCCTATTCAACAGACATTACTCTTAG TTGGAACAAATGTGGGTGACATAGGATTGTGGGAAGTTGGATCCCGAGAAAAGTTGGTTCTTAGAAATTTCAAAGTTTGGGATATCAGTGCATGCTCAATGCCTATGCAG GCTGCTCTTGTAAAAGACCCTGGTGTCTCTGTGAACCGTGTAATCTGGAGTCCAGATGGTTCCTTATTTG GAGTTGCATATTCAAGACACATTGTACAAATATATTCGTACCATGGGAGTGACGATATTAGACAACATCTAGAG ATTGATGCCCATGTTGGTGGAGTAAACGATCTTGCATTCTCTCATCCCAATAAACAGCTTTGCGTGATAACGTGTGGGGATGATAAGACCATCAAG GTCTGGGATGCTGCTACAGGTTCACGACAGTACACTTTTGAAGGTCATGATGCTCCTGTTTACTCTGTATGTCCTCACTATAAAGAAAACATTCAG ttCATATTTTCAACAGCTCTTGATGGGAAGATAAAAGCGTGGTTATATGATAACATGGGATCTCGGGTTGATTACGAGGCTCCTGGTCGGTGGTGCACCACAATGGCGTACAGTGCTGATGGGACGAG ACTCTTTTCCTGTGGGACGAGTAAAGACGGGGAATCACATATTGTAGAATGGAATGAAAGCGAAGGAGCTGTGAAACGGACCTATCTTGGTTTTCGTAAACGATCTCTAGGTGTTGTGCAGTTTGATACAACCAAAAACAGATTTTTGGCAGCTGGTGACGATTTTGCCATTAAATACTGGGATATGGATAATACCCAACTTTTGATGAGTGTTGATGCTGATGGAGGTCTTCCG GCAAGCCCACGAATTCGATTTAACAAGGATGGCGCACTATTGGCCGTTTCTTCAAATGAAAATGGAATCAAAATCTTGGCAAATTCTGATGGCCTTCGATTGCTTCGAACTTTTGAGAACCTTTCTTATGATGCTGCTTCAAGAACACCCGAAGCTGCAAAG CCCACAATAAATAATACATTATCGGCTGCGGCTGCTGCCGCTGCTACTAGTGCTGGGTTAGCAGAGCGGGTTGGATCTGTTGGCTCGATTTCTGGAGCG AATGGAGATACCAGAAACTTGGCAGATGTGAAACCAAGAATCAATGAAGAATCAAATGACAAATCGAAGATTTGGAAGCTTATGGAAATAAGTGAATCTTCTCAGTGTCGGTCATTGAAACTCCCTGAAAACATGAGAGTAACAAAG ATATCAAGGTTGATATATACAAATTCTGGAAGTGCCATTTTGGCATTAGCCTCAAACGCTATTCATTTATTATGGAAATGGCAGCGTAATGAGCGTAACTCAAGCGGAAAG GCAACAGCTGCTGTTTCTCCTCAGTTATGGCAACCTTCAAGCGGGATTTTGATGACCAATGATGTGGCTGACATGAATCCTGAAGAATCTGTGTCCTGCTTTGCTTTGTCCAAAAATGACTCTTATGTGATGTCAGCGTCAGGAGGGAAGATTTCTCTCTTCAACATGATGACATTCAAG ACAATGACAACGTTCATGGCCCCGCCACCAGCAGCAACATTTCTTGCTTTCCATCCTCAAGATAATAACATTATTGCTATTGGTATGGATGACAACACAATCCAGATCTATAACGTCCGTGTGGATGAG GTCAAAAGTAAACTTAAAGGCCACTCGAAAAGAATCACGGGTCTTGCTTTTTCTCATGTGCTCAATGTGCTTGTCTCATCTGGTGCAGATTCCCAG atttGTGTATGGAATTCTGATGGATGGGAAAAGCAAAAGGCAAAATACTTGCAACTCCCCCCAGGGAGGACAGCAGCTGCACAATCTGACACACGGGTCCAGTTTCATCAGGATCAGATCCACTTTCTTGTCGTCCACGAGACACAGCTTGCTATATACGAAACAACAAAACTAGAATGTGTTAAACAG TGGGTTCAACGTGAATCTTCTGCCCCGATATCACACGCCACATTTTCATGCGATAGTCAACTTGTGTATGCATGTTTCTTGGATGCAACAGTGTGCGTCTTCACCGCTTCTCACCTCCGTCTACGATGCCGCATTAATCCTTCTGTTTATCTTTCTCCT